GCAAAGTCAGCCACCGTACGGCACAGTGCTTTGGCAATGCCTTGTCCACGGTGAGTCCTTTTAACAGCCATCCGCTTCAGTTCCAGGAAGTTCTGGTCTGTCTCTGCAGGCAGACACGCTACGGTGCCCACGACACGACCCTGGCTCTCAGCCACCCAGAAGCAGGCGAGGGGTGGATCCAGGTAGGTCTGCTGAATGTGATTGAGATCTTTCTCAAGACATACCTGGATGTACttagtaaaaatgtaattcacactCTGCCTGCCTGCGGCCAAAAGCAGCGTGATTGCTAGTACAGGCAACAGGATGGACTTTGAGCTGGTCAGTAAAGCACAAAACACACATCCCAGAAACATCTGCACTAGGGGCTGTTTGAGAACGTGCATGCAGGACGGTGGGATGTGCTCGCTCATCCCAAGAGTAAAAACCTCCTTCACTTCTTCATGATCTTCCTCCTGGTAGTGACGAATCTGCACCTCAGCCATGCCTCTTAATAAAGCATGATATCAGAAGTAATTACACTGAAAGCATAAGACTGTGTATATCAAATCCTATTACATCTGTCTTGTCATAATTTAGTCTTGTCAGTGATCAACATTTCAGATCTACAGATCGATATAACTGCTGCTTGTGCATTTACATAACATACCTAACAGTCATTTAATTCACATAACAGTTCACAGAAAACATCTTGTGATGCACGATCTTGGACACATCATCAGTGTTGTTTCCACCGATGATGTGTCCAAGGTCGTGCATCCCAAGATACACATTAGTTAAACAGTAAATATAAATCTCACTTTGCCAGCCTTAGGGTTTGTATTGGTATTA
Above is a genomic segment from Carassius carassius chromosome 30, fCarCar2.1, whole genome shotgun sequence containing:
- the LOC132111174 gene encoding probable N-acetyltransferase camello, translated to MAEVQIRHYQEEDHEEVKEVFTLGMSEHIPPSCMHVLKQPLVQMFLGCVFCALLTSSKSILLPVLAITLLLAAGRQSVNYIFTKYIQVCLEKDLNHIQQTYLDPPLACFWVAESQGRVVGTVACLPAETDQNFLELKRMAVKRTHRGQGIAKALCRTVADFAFERGFRGVLLYTSVVQTDAQKLYEHMGYQKLREFSVPEAIAKLTNFTLIEYRLVLKQHHN